From Pelagibacterium flavum:
CGGGCTGGGGATTCCCTATCAACAGGACAATTCGCCACCACCCGATCCGGTGGAATACGCCAAGCTGGTGCGCCGGCACACCGATGCTCTGGGGTGCCGGGTGATCCTTGAACCTGGCCGGCTGATCGCGGGCAATGCCGGGGTGATGGTGACGCGGGTCGAATACGTCAAAAAGACAGAGAAAAAGAGCTTTGTCATTGTCGATGCGGCGATGAACGATCTGATCCGCCCGACGCTTTATGAGGCTCATCACGATATTCTGCCCATGCAGGAAGCGGGCGCGGGGGCTGAGACCATCCGCGCCGATATCGTGGGGCCGGTGTGCGAGACGGGGGATTATCTCGGGCTGGATCGGGAGATGGCCGATGTGGGCGAGGGCGACCTGCTGGTTGTGATGAGCGCGGGCGCCTATGGCGCGGTGATGAGCTCGACCTACAACACCCGCCCGCTGATCGCCGAAGTTCTGGTGGATGGCGGCAAGTGGCACGCGGTGCGGCCGCGGCAGACGCTCGATGAGTTGATTGGGCTCGATAGTGTGCCGGAGTGGGTGAGGGCGGGCGACTGAGGGGGAGAGCCGATTTGAGGTGGGTTCCTGCCCGTCCGCTTCCGGGCGGCGGGCTTAGGAAAGCGGCCATTCAGGTGGTCGCTGAGCTTCGACAGCAGCGCGCCCTCTTTTAGGTCATCAACAACGCCTCTTGGATTCCCTGAATGCAGGCGGTCGGGGCAAGTCGAGGCGATGGCGATTTGGGGCAATTTCCGCCCGACGGCAGAATAAAATGGTGTCTATAGGGTAGACTAGAATTGCTCCCAATCAGCGGCGAGGGCGGTATTACCTGATATCTGCGATACGGGTCGAACAGCCTGTGCGGGTTTGGCCAACTTCTGCGACTGCGGTACCGACTGATCGGGACCGTTCAGTCGGAACACCGCCACAATCTGATCGAGTTCAATCGCCTGGGCTTCGTTCTGCTCAATGGCGGCATTGGTTTCTTCCACCAGCGCTGCATTGTGCTGGGTCATCTCGTCCATGGTCCGCACCGCGACGTTCACCTCTTCAAGCGCCTGCGACTGCTCGCCATTAGCCCTGGCAATGGCATCGATCAGCCCCGCGCTTTCCTCGGCACGGGTCTGGATATCGAGCAAGGTCTCGGCGGCGCGCGCAACCAACTGGGTGCCGTTGCGCACCTCGCCCGCGCTGGCGTCGATCAACTGCTTGACCTCGCTGGAGGCCTGGGCCGCGTTCTGCGCCAGGCGTCGCACTTCCACTGCCACCACGGCAAAGCCCTTGCCGGCTTCGCCGGCGCGCGCCGCTTCCACCGAAGCATTGAGCGCCAGCAGATTGGTCTGGAAGGCGATGTCGTCGATCATGCCGATGATATTGGAGATCTTGGCCGAGGAGGTTTCGATGGCGCTCATGGCCTGATTGGCTTCGCCCATCACCGCGCCGCCTTCGGTCGCGCTGCGCGACAATTGGCGAGCCGTGTCGCTGGCGGTTGCTGCCCGCCTGGCATTTTCCACTACCGCCGTGGAAAGCTGTTCAACCGATGCAGAGGTCTGCTCAATTGTCGCCGCCTGCCGCGTGGTGCGGTCGGCCAGATCATTGGCGCCGGCCAGAATTTCTCCGGTCGCCGTCTTGAGTGAGCGGGAGGTCTGCTGCAATTGCCCGACGATCTCGGTAAGCCGTTCCGCTACCGCATTGGTGTCCTGCTTGATCTGGTCGAATTCGGGGTCGAGGGCCTCGGTCACCCGGCTGGTGAGATTGCCCTGGGCCACATCACGGAGCACCGCCCCGGTCGCGGCGACGGCCTTGTCGATTTTTGCGCGCGCGGCGTCATCGGCCTCTCGGGCATCGGCCGTCAGTTTGTCGAAATAAGCGGATACGCCAATGTCGACATCGAGCAGCATGGATTTGAGCACGGCCACCAGCATGTCGGCCATGGCATCGGCATCAGCCAGCACGGCCTCGGCCGTGCGCGGCACGGAACGGCCGAAGCGGCCTTTTTCCGGCTCGAGCGCTGCCGCCATGGTGTCGTGCACCAATCCGCGCACCAGTGTTTCCATGATCAGGCCATAGCCGCCGATATGCCAGCGCGGCTCCAGCCCGATCTTGGCATGGCGGAGCCCCACCTTGCTGCTTGCCTCCATATAGGCTTGATCCAACTGCCCGGTCGCAATGGCCGACCAATGTCCTAGCTGCTTGGACTTGGCCCGATCCATCTGTGGCTTGCCATCAAAGAAGCGGGCCACGGCCGGCACCTCGGCGATCTTGGCGTAAAACCGGGTCAGGGCCGGTTCGAGATGAGCCTCGATCAGCGGCTGGGCGCGGGGATGCTGCCTCGCGCAGCGTCATCAAGACCGATAAAGTCGAGACGGGACTGGAGAAGATCGGCGGTATCGGAGGTCATGGTGAGAGGCTTCCAGATTGGCGTCTGTGATGTTCTATGCCAATCGAGATTCCCAAATCTTGATCTGGGTCATAGTCCCGGAGAACATAGCCAATCGTGGTAAAGGACCGGTTATCGCGTGTGGGGATAATCAGTTTTCCGTAAGGTTGGAGCGGGCAGCGCTTCGGTGTTTTTTCAGGTCGACGGCACGGCCCTGCGCTCCAGAATAGCTTAGGGTCGGCCTGCGTTCAGTTCTGCCATTCGGCGAAAGGTGAACGGCAGGTTTCGTCCTGCGACGGATACGCTCGGCATGACCGAAATGGCGTCGGAAGCCGCCCCCAAGCAGTGAGATCGGATCAGCTCACAGCGCTGATCTTGCCAGCGGGATGATCTCGGCGGGCTTTCCCGCCAGTGCGTCGTTAACTTTTTCAATCAATTGGGCGAGCGAGAAGGGTTTGCCCAGGACGTCATAGATCAGGGCGTCCAGGCCATGGGCGCGTTCGCGTTGGTCAGCGAAGCCGGTCATCAGGAGGATGGTCATGGCGGGGTATTGGGCGCCGATGGCGAGGGCCAGGCCGATGCCGTCCATGACGGGCATCTTGATGTCGGAGACCAACAGGTCGAAATTGCCATTGTGCTCGTTGGCGATTTCGAGGGTGAGGCCGCCATCGGACGCGTCGATCACTTCGTGGCCGCTCATTTCGAGGGCGCGGGTCACAAAGGCGCGGACGTTGTCGTCGTCTTCGGCCACCAGAATGCGTGCCATGGGGCTCTACCCTTATTCTTTGGAGCAATGGCTTGATTGCTCAATCTCGGTGTGTCGTGTTTCCGAACCGCAAAAGTGGTAGCCACTTTTTTCTGGAAACACGACCAGTCTCGGTTTGGTCTTTCAGTTGCCTGCCGCCGAACCGTTGGCGCCGTCGACAAAGCTCAGTCTAATATTTGTCACGCCTTGCGGCGGTCCGATCAGTTGCGCGTCGATTGCCAATGTATCACCGGGCAAAACGTTGCGTGTGGCGGGCGTTACCGTCCATTCGTAAACAATGGTGCCGGCGGAATCGAGCAGGCTTACCAGCACCGATGGCACGTAGGTTATGCGATTCGTGATGTTGGAAATCTTAGCGTTGACCACAATGGCGGGGTTTCCATTCTGCGTGGTTCGCAAAGTCTTAATTTCGGTGAAATCGAGCCCGACGACATTGGTTTTAAGCCCCACTAGGCGATAGAGCCCGTCGAGCTGGGGGATTGCGGAAACGATCTCTGTGCGCAGGGCGAAAGCGGCGACAACGCTGGCGATCATCAGGACAATGATGGCGAAGCGGAACATGCGGCGGAACCGGGCGATCGGGTGCGCGGCGAGCATGCCGTTGCGGCGGCGGGCCAGGGCCTCGATACGGGCCTGGTTGGCGGCGCTGTCGATCGGGGGGCGTTGATCTCCGGGATCGGGCAATGGCGCGGGGTCGTTTGGAAACGGGTGTTCGGGTCCGGGCTCTGCGGGCTGACGGGCAGGCTGGTTGCGCAGGAAGGAGGCGTCGAGCATCTCCTCGTCGGCGGCGGAAAACAGGGTATCGGTATCGGCGCGGAAGATCAGCTCGTCGTCTGTGGGTTCGGGATCGCGGCGCGGGGCAGAGGGCCCGGGAAAGCTCGGGGTGGCGTACCAGAGTTCGGAACACGCGGCGCACTGAACCTGCCTGCCTGCGGCGCTGAGCGCATCGGAGCCAAGCTTATAGCGCGTCTGGCAATTTGGGCAGGTGATGATCACGCGCGAGGAACCGAACGGGTTGAGCGAAAAATCGAAGTCCCGACCGTAAGCGGGCCGGGTTAAAACTCTTGAAACGCCGCCTTGATGCGGCCATTGGGAGGTGATGGCTGGTAGGATAGTGTCCAGCCAGATGATTCGCGGAGAAAAGCGGTTTGATCGCGTTCGAAAATGTGGGCCTTCGATACGGACACGGGCCGGAAATCCTCAAAGACCTGACCTTTGCGATCTCGCCGGGTTCGTTTCATTTTCTCACCGGACCCTCGGGGTCGGGCAAGACGTCGCTTTTGCGGTTGTTGCTGCTTTCGCTCAAGCCCACGCGTGGCTCGGTTTCGATGTTCGGGGAAGACGTCACCGCGCTCGACCGCGACAGGCTGTTGCAAATGCGGCGTCATATCGGGATCGTGTTCCAGGAATTTAGGCTGCTCGACCATCTGACCACCTTTGAAAACGTCGCCCTGCCGCTGCGCGTGCGCGGACAGGCCGAAGCAAGCTATCGCGGCAATGTTGAAGAACTGCTCGACTGGGTGGGGCTGGGCGACCGGATGGACGCGCACCCGGCGGTGCTTTCGGGCGGGGAAAAGCAGCGCGCGGCGATTGCCCGGGCGGTGATCGGCAATCCCGACATCCTTCTGGCCGACGAGCCGACGGGCAATGTGGACCCCGAACTGTCCGAGCGGTTGCTGCATCTGTTCGAGCAGCTCAACAAGATGGGCACGACGATAATCCTGGCCACCCACGAGGTGGCGTTGCTCGACAAGTTCGGCTATCCGCGCATGCTGCTAAACGAGGGGGAGCTGACCATCCATGAGTGAGGGGTTAAGGCTCAATTTTTCCCGTCCCAACCCAATCGTTCCAGCCCAATCGGTGGCGGGGCGCACCCTGATGCTTTTGATCGGCATCATGACGTTTTTGTCCTGCGTGACGTTTGGCGGCGTGCTTTTGGTCCAGAAGTCGGCGATGGGCTGGTCGGCCGATGTGGGGCGCGAGCTGACCATCCAGATCCGCCCGCTCGATGGCGAAGTGATCGATTCCAATCTGCGGCTTGCCGTCTCGCTGTCGGAAGCGGTGCCTGGCGTTGCGAGCGCGCGGGTGGTGTCGATCGAGGAAAGCGAAGAGTTGTTGCAGCCCTGGCTGGGCGAGGGGCTGGACCTTTCGGATCTGGCCATTCCGCGGCTGGTGATCGTGCAGCTTGCCGATCCCAACGCTGCCGACATCTCGCGGCTGGAAAGCGAGATTTCGGCCATTCCGGGGGCGACGCTGGAAACGCACGCGGCCTGGCGGGTGCAGCTTAACACAATGGCCGGTACGATCGTTGTTTCGGGGATATTGGTGCTCGCGCTGATCCTTGTGGCGACGGCGCTGGCGATTGTCTTTGCGACGCGTGGGACCATGTCGACCAACCGGGAAATCGTCGATGTGCTCCATTTCATCGGGGCGTCCAACACGTTCATCGCCGGGGAGTTCCAGGGGCGGTTTTTGCTGCTCGGGCTCAAGGGCGGACTGGTGGGCGGGGTGGCGGCCATCATCTTTTTCATCATAGCAGGAACGGCGATGAGCACGGTTGTGCCCGAACAGTCGAGCGCGCAGCTCGGGGTCTTGTTCGGGCAGTTCGCGCTGGGGATCAGCGGAATTCTGGGCATCATCGGGGTCGTTCTGGTGATTGCCGGACTAACCGCGATCACGTCGCGCTTGACGGTGCGGCGCTTCCTCTCGCAAATTTCCTGACGGTCCGGGGAGGACCTTGCCATGATCGTTCAGGCCATCCGCTCGGCGGTGTTCTATCTGCTGTTTTTCGCCCACACGATCATTCTGGCGATCATTATCGGATTAATGTCCAGGCTGACACCGAACCTCAAATCGGTGGGCTGGAGCCTGGCACAATACTGGAACAGTGCGAATCTGTTTTTCCTGCGCTGGATCGTGGGGATCAGAACCGAGGTGACCGGGGCTGAAAACATCCCTGCGGGCGGATGCATCATCGGCGCCAAGCACCAGTCGGACTGGGATATCTTTGCCGTCTTGCCCCATGTGGGGCACCCCGCATTCATCGCCAAAAAAGAACTGCTCGACATACCGCTTTTTGGCTGGGCGGCGCGCTGGATGGATACGATTTCGGTCGATCGCAAAAAGGGCAAGGATGCGTTGCCCGCCATGATGGACGAGGCCAGGGCGGCCCTGGGCAAGGGTTGCCGGGTGATCATATTCCCCGAAGGCACGCGCCGCGCGCCGCTCGATACGCCGGCCTACCGCTCGGGGATCGTGCGGATGTATCTGGCCATGGATGTGCCGGTGGTGCCCGTCGCGCTGACGTCGGGGCTCTATTGGGGGCGCAACAGCCCCGTTTTGTGGCCGGGGACGGCGCGGGCCAAATTTCTCGAGCCGATCCCGCCGGGGCTACCGGGGGATGAGTTTTTGAAAACTCTGATCGCGCGCATCGAAACCGAGACCGACGCCATGGTGCTCGAAGACGCGAGAAAGGGCCTTGCACGGCCGATCTCGCCACGGCTTCGCGCTCGGCTCAACGAACTTGAAGCCAAATCGGGCGCCTCGTCCTGACCTCTCGCGCTCATCGGTGTTCCAGTCATCAAAATGCGATAGATTGTGTTTTGCCGTAATCGGGACACAATATCTTGACATCGCTTATGAGGAATGGGACGATTTGGGAGTGCATGGGATTGACGCTTCCTCCATTTTGTTCTAATTTTGTTCTCATTGGGCCGGTTCGGTCGGAGTGACTGCCGGTCACCAAATGAATTTTTCGCCTTTGGTGGCGGGATAGCGCGGGGCCGTTTTCGAGGGGGCCATGATCGGATTGAACAGCATTGCGGAAGCCGGCATTGGCGAGAGCGCCAGTGTGCTTTGGACCGGACGGTCGGGCCGGCGTTATCTGATGGAGCGCGAGCGGGAGGCCGGGGTCGCCATGACGCCGACCCGGCTTTATGCGCTCGAAGACAACGGAGTGATCGGCTGGGCCGGCACCGCCGAAGATCTTATCGGCGACCATCGGGCACGCGAAAAATTCCGCCGGTTGAGCGCGAGCGGGGCCAGCATGCTCTCGCTTGCCGCTCCGAGCGATCCGCTGGCGGTGATGACGCTTGTGTGGGATCTCGAAGGCAGCCGGAGGGCGCTAGGCCGGGCTGCCTGAACCGGAATATCAAATCGAATCCATGATCGCATTAGCTGCAACACCGTTTGCTCAACGGTACGGTTTATGCTGGACGATTGCGTGTTTAGACGTTGTTTCTGCGAGGACGAAATAACGGCTTGGGACGACATGGGCCAGGGGAGTAATAGTGTCTTGCCGTGGTCAAATAAACAGTGCGGCTCGTGCGGTGAAGATGTGAATACAGTTACAGGTTTGCCAGATACAGTGAAATGCTCTTAAATACAAATGTGTGAGGGTCTTCGGGGGACGGGGCATGTTGCCGGAGGGTGTTCGTGCGGCAGTTGACGGGCTTTATGAGGCCGGATTCGAGCGCGGATTGTGGCAGGCAGGTCTGGCGCGATTGTGCGATGCCATTGGGGCGGATTCGGCCATCACCGTGCCGAGGGTGGCTACCGAGGACACGATCAACCTGCCGTTCTCGTCCGACCTCACCGAGTTCGCCGAGCGCTTTGTGGTTGATGGGTGGCATCTCGACGACTACCGCGCCAACCGAGGCTGGCCGCTGACGGACCGCGGACAAACCATCGTGCTCGAGCAGGATATCGCGACCGAGGAGGATCATCAGCGCGAGCCGATCTACCAGGAGCTCATGTTGCCTTACGGCAAAAAGTGGTGGGGCGGAATAACCTTCAAGTCGCCCAGCCGCCAATATGTGCTGTCGGTGTTTCGCGGTGCAAAGGGCGAAATGTTCTCGGAGGACGACCGGTTGCTGTTCGGGGCCATTTCAGGTCACCTAGCGCGAGTCGTTACGACGGCCGAGCGCGTGGGCTGGGTGCAGACGTCGCTTGGGCTGGGCATGCTTGATGCCCTCAACGATGCGGCCATCCTGCTCGACAGCCAGGGCCAGGTGATCGAGATGACACGCGGCGCAGAGCATATGATGGGAGATAGTCTAACTGTGCTCGGCCGCAAGGTGACCTCCCACAACCGGACCGTTGCCCGCAGCGTTTCGGCGGCGATAAGCAAGGTGGTTGCGGAGGGGCCGGATGCATCGGGACCGCTGCGCATCGAAAGACCCGGTCGGCGTCCATTGCTGCTCGATGTGCTGCCGGTGCCCACCCGGTTTGACGGCGTGTTCTTTTTTGCGCGATTCATCGTGTTGTTGACCGATCTTGACCGCCAGCCAATGCCCAGCGCCGCGCTGCTCAAACAGGCGTTCGGCCTTACCCCGGCCGAAGCGCGCGTCGCCCTTGAGCTTACATCGGGATTGAGTCTGTCCGAGGCAGCGGAGAAGTGCGGGATAGCCCGTGAGACCGCCAAAACCCATCTTAATTCGATATTCTTTAAAACCGACACTAACCGGCAAGGCGCCCTTGTCGGGCTGATCCGATCCGTTATGGCCCGGCGCTCCGGCTGACAATCGGTGCGGGTCTGACGTTTTTTCGCCGCCGCCGCCCAACCCTCCCCCGGGTGGGGGATACTGAGGTGTTCGACCGGTCGTTAGCGTCCCTTCTGACAGAAATCTGATCGCGCACCGGCACTGACCGCGGCGCTTTTGGAGACAACTTCAGGGGAACCCCATGCAGAGATATACTCCGTTTTTTGTTATCGGCCTTTCCGCAACGCTGTTGGCGGGATGCTCCTCGACCGGCAGCACAGGGGGCGGCGGAGGCGGGGGGACGCCTTCGCCGGCAGTGTTTGCCGTATCGGCTGGAACCGCGAGCGAGGCGTTGGCGGACGGCCAGACCCTGATGGCCTATAACAGCCTGATGAGCGCCGCTGTCGAACACGACTTCGACGCTTTAGAAACGAGGGCGCTCGAGGACACGGCATTTTCGATTGCCGCCAATGACCAGGGCGGCCTCGATGTGACCATCGACGGCCTCACCCACAGCTTTGCCGCCACCGATATCAGCGGCGGAACCCTTGAGTTTGATGGTCTCGGGCCGGGGCCATACTACAGGCTCGACAGTTGGCAGGGAGATGTCGTCGATGTGCTCGATGTGTCCAACGCCGCGCACCATCAGGTGTGGAGCTATTTCTGGGATCCTGCCGGAGAAGCGATCAGCGGGTTTGCGGTCGTGGGCACCGAAACCATGCCTGGCGATGTGCCAAGCACAGCAACCGCCACATACTCGGGCTTTGCGGGCGCAGCCCTGACCGACAGCGGCACGTTCAACGACACGACCCGCATTGTGGGGGACCTGACGATGTCGGCTGATTTCAATGCCGGTCAGATATCGGGGCTGGTCGACAATATCGAGGTGCTTGGCGGTTCTGCAGTCAGCGGCACCGTGGCCCTTGACAGTGCGGCGATCTCGGGCACGGGGTTCAGCGGGACAATCACCCCGGACAACGACCTTCTAACGGCGTTCACTCTCACCGATCTGGGGGGCACCTATAGCGGCAAATTCTATGGCGCGAGCGGCGAGGAAGTGGGCGGCGTAATGGCTATCAGTGGCGACGAAACGGTCGGCACCGGTGTTTTCTCGGCAATAAGGGACTGATTGCGAACCTCCAACCTGCAAAGGGTACGGCATCAGTGTGTCGTACCCGTCTTTTTGAGGGGACCTGGACGATGCGCATTCCGATCTTCTTCATGGCGCTTGTCCTGGGCATGGCAGGGACGGCAGCGGCTAGCGGACCGGACGGTAAGCTTCTGGCACGGCTTCTGGCGTGGGGTGACCACGACGGTGCGCGCGCCCATCTTGCCGCCACTGTCTCCGAACCGGCACTGCATGCCCTCCATCGCACCCATCTCGAAGGGCTGATCGCCCGGCAGCAAGGTCGGAACGCTGACGCCGTTGCGCTCTTTCGTTCCGTTTTGGTCATCGATCACGATTTCGTGGCGGCACGCGTTGAGTTGTCCAGAACTCTGCTTGCGATGCGCAATTTCGAGGGCGCGGCGCATCATCTCGACATTCTCGCACTCAATGCCAATGACGGGATCCACAGCCTTGCGCAGTCCGGTCTCGACCATATCAGGGCCAATCGGGGCTATGGCGCACAGATGCATTTTTCCATCGCGCCGTCGAGCAATCTCAATCGGGGAAGCGGCCACCAGACCTTCAACGCGGGTGGGCTGGCGTTTGCCATCGATCCGGGTTCACGCCAGACGGCCGGCATGGGCGTAACGATTGGGGCGAGTGCATATAACAGCTTTATTCTTGGCAACGGGCAGGCCCTCGTCGCAAGCGCCTCAGCCGATCTGACCACCGATATCGAGGGAAGCCGCGCCGAACAGATTTCGCTCAATGCCGGGCTCAGCTGGCAGGGCCGCGTCGGCGGCGCCCGATTTGCCATTGGTCCGATCATCAATGCAACATTTTCAGCCTTCGAGCCGCATCTGATGCGCTATGGACTAAGCGGAGACTTCGCCGCTTCCGCAGGTGCGCAAAATCTTGTGGGGTTGAGCTTTACCGCACTGGGGCAGGACTATGCATCCGAGACCTATCGCAACGGGTTTCGGGTTCTGGCGGGCGCGCAACTGACCCATGCGTTCATGCCTGCCTTGCGGGCAAGCGTTGAAACGGGCGTGGATATCGAACGCACTCAAAGCGCCCATCTCGACAGAAACGGAATTTATGGGGAAGTGAGGGTGGAGCGCGATTGGCGGGGCGGGTTCTCGACCTCGATCTTTGCGCGCTACGCCAGAGAACAGTATCTGGGAAATTACCCCGGCACCGGCGCCCCACGCGTCGATGACCGGCTAAGCGCAGGCGTCACCGTTTCGAACAGCCAGATCGATCTTGGCGGTTTTACGCCGACGCTGGGCTACAGTTATACGCGGCAGTTTTCCAATGTGAGCTTTTTCGATCATGACAGCCACGATGTCACGTTTGGGCTGACCAAAGCCTTTTAAGTCGTGATCCTGATCGTGCCCCCGCCGCAATTGCCGGTTCCCATCAACCTCCGATTTTGCTAAGCGAAACGCCGTGGTCCCGTAGCTCAGCAGGATAGAGCATCAGATTCCTAATCTGAGGGTCACTGGTTCGAATCCAGTCGGGATCACCATTTCCTGCCTCGCGGGCCGCATCGGCTTTTCATGACGCGCCGGCGCCATGAAAAAGCCCGGACCGCGGTCGCGGCCTTAAGCAGACCTGTCCGGGCTTGCGGTTTTGCCGCGGGCCGCCATCATTTTGCTCTGTCCCTGGAGACGCCTCATGTCCGCCCCCGCCCTGGCCAAACTGACCCGCGCTATCGAGGAGCTCGAGCGGACGGTGGCGGTCAACAGCTATACCGCTGCCCAGCGTATCGCGCTCAAATCCGAGCTTGAAACCCATATCCAGCGCATCGACGAGTTGCGGCAGGGGCTCTAACCGTTCGCAAGACCGCCGGCTTAGATTGGACGCCCGCTAGAAATTGTCCTTGGCCTTGCGGATGGCGCCGAAGATCTGCCAGGCGGGGGCATCTTCGTGGTTCATGGCGTGGGCCATTTCCGGCGTGTCGGCGCGCAGGAAGGGATTGGCGGCAAGATCCTCGCCCAGATTGAACGGGATCGTGGGCTGGCCGGCGTCGATCTGGTCCTGAGCCTGTTTTGCACGAGCCTGAAGAGCGGGGTTATCAGGATCGATCGATAGGGCGAACTTGGCGTTGGCCAGAGTATATTCGTGGCCGCAATAGACCATGGTTTCCGGCGGCAGCTTTTTGAGCCTTTCAAGACCGGCCCACATCGAGTGGGCGTCGCCCTCGAACATGCGGCCCACGCCCATCGAGAACAGCGCGTCGGCCGAGAACAGAACCTTTTCCTCGGGCGCGAAAAACGCGATGTGGCCCAGCGTATGACCGGGCACGTCGATCACTTCAAAAACTGTTTCACCCAAAGTCACCGTGTCGCCCCCGCCAACCAGCGTGTCGAGCCCGGCGATCTTACCCGCTTCGCCCTTGGGGCCGATGACGTTGCAATCGAAGCGCCGCTTGAGCGGGGCGATGGCGTCGGTGTGGTCGGAGTGATGGTGGGTGATGAAAATGTCGGTGAGGGTCCAGCCGCGCTTGTCGAGCTCGGCGAGAATAGGGGCCTGTTCGGGTGCATCGATGGCAGCGACCCGGCCTGACGCAGAATCGCGGACGAGATAGCCGAAATTGTCGCTGAGTGCAGGGAAAACGGCGATTTCGAGGGACATGAGCCAGGCCTCCTGTTTGATTTTGCGCCGAGGGTATGGCGGGGGCCCGTCACATGCAAGGTGTGAACGCATCGGGTTTGACCTTGTCGTGCAAACCGCCCACATAGAGATTGATCGTTCCGATTGAATCGGGACGGCGGCTCCAAGTCTTTGTCTTGGCGCGAGATCGAACCGGAAAACTCTGCAGCTATTCCCGATCTCACGCCAGGATGAATGTGTTTGCATCTGGCGCAAGTGAACCGAAATCGATGACACCTGACGTTGACGGGCTGATCCGCTTTTACAAATCGCCGCTGGGCCGGCTGACGCGGCAATCGATCCGTCAGCAGGTGAGCGAATTGGCCGGAGATGTCACCGGATTGCGGCTTTTGGGGCTGGGGTTTGCCACGCCCTATCTGCGCGGGGCGCTCAAGGGGGCGGAGCGGGTTCTGGCCTTCATGCCGGCTCGGCAGGGCGCTTCGAGCTGGCCGCGCGAAGGGCCTTCGCACACGGTGCTCTGCGATCCGCTGGAAATGCCGCTGACCGACGCAGCCATGGATATGGTCATCGTCATTCACGGTTTCGAGCACGTGGTGGACCCTGAAGATATGATGCGTGAGTTGTGGCGGATCTGTGCGCCCAATGCGAAGGTGATCATCGTCGTGCCGCGGCGGCGCGGCCTGTGGGCAGGGCTGGACACCAACCCGTTCGGATATGGCCAGCCCTATTCGCGCGGGCAGATGGACAAGCTGTTGCGCGATCATTCGTTTACGCCCGAAGTCTGGCGCGACGGCTTGTTTTTCCCCCCCATTCATTCCGGCCCCATCCTGCGCTCGGCGCGGATGATCGAAAAGGCCAGCAAGATGTTCGGCCCGACCTTTGCGGGGGCGATGTGTGTGCGGGCAAAGAAGGAACAGTTTCCCGCCATCGCGCGGCGCAAGCGGGCCGAAAAGGCGCTGGGGGCGCCGGAGCTGAGCCCACAGACTGCGCGGGAAGGGGTGTGAGGCAGCAGTCGGCGACAGGCAAACGTTCAGGATCGGCCGAACGACAGGGTCGACGTCATCGCTTCCATCAATTATCTATAATTTATGCCGACGCCCAAATCAGACACCATCGCCACACAGATAAGCAAAGCACTCGCCGGACGCATTATTGCCGGCGAGATCGAGGCCGGCGCCAAGCTGCGGCAGGACCAGATCGCCGAAGAGTTTGGCGCAAGCCATGTTCCGGTGCGTGAGGCGTTTCGACGGCTCGAGTCGCAAGGGTTGGTCGTGAGTGCGCCGCGCCGGGGCGTGCGGGTCGCCGGGTTCAGTCCGGCCGAAGTGCGCGAGGTGGCGGAGATGCGCGCCGCTCTCGAAACTTTGGCGCTGCGCAAGGCGATACCGCACTTGACGCGGGCCATTCTCGACCGGGCCGAGGAGGCCAACAGTGCGGCCGATCGGGCGCTCGACGTCGAAACCTGGGAAGAGGCAAATCGCACCTTTCATCGCACGATTCTGACCCCATGCGGCATGCCGCGCCTGCTCAGAACCATCGATGACCTGCACACGGCG
This genomic window contains:
- a CDS encoding GntR family transcriptional regulator, producing the protein MPTPKSDTIATQISKALAGRIIAGEIEAGAKLRQDQIAEEFGASHVPVREAFRRLESQGLVVSAPRRGVRVAGFSPAEVREVAEMRAALETLALRKAIPHLTRAILDRAEEANSAADRALDVETWEEANRTFHRTILTPCGMPRLLRTIDDLHTASARFLFSGWRAEWEAPTDRDHRAILDALRAGQTETAVSVLARHVQTIGQNGPK